The Desulfohalovibrio reitneri genome contains a region encoding:
- a CDS encoding choice-of-anchor L family PEP-CTERM protein, protein MKTHFLALALVLALLPAQAFGFTVTPSADANALAGALVGSGITVNSVSLVGTSTQQGFFSGGLGAGIGIDTGIILTSGSAAGAATPNDSDGTATNIGSAGSAALDALIPQSTNDANILNIDFTTTTGDIFFQYVFASEEYNEYVNSSFNDVFAFFLDGTNIALIPGTSNPVSINNVNNGANSAYYNDNDFGDFGGSTPFAIEYDGFTTVLTAQQLGLSAGTHTLSLQIADAGDTTLDSAVFIAGGSFSGQDPSNGQNAIPEPGTLALLIGGLGLLGLNRYRNRNRG, encoded by the coding sequence ATGAAGACTCATTTTCTCGCTTTGGCTCTGGTTCTCGCCTTGCTCCCGGCCCAAGCCTTCGGCTTCACCGTCACACCAAGCGCCGACGCCAACGCCCTGGCAGGAGCGCTGGTGGGCAGCGGCATCACCGTCAACAGCGTCAGCCTCGTCGGCACGTCCACCCAGCAGGGCTTCTTCTCGGGCGGCCTGGGCGCGGGCATCGGCATCGACACCGGCATCATCCTCACCTCCGGCTCCGCCGCCGGAGCGGCCACGCCCAACGACTCCGACGGCACGGCCACCAACATCGGCAGCGCCGGGTCGGCTGCCCTGGACGCCCTCATTCCGCAGTCCACCAACGACGCCAACATCCTCAACATAGACTTCACCACCACCACAGGCGACATTTTCTTCCAGTACGTCTTCGCCTCGGAAGAATACAACGAGTACGTCAACTCCTCCTTCAACGACGTATTCGCCTTCTTCCTCGACGGCACCAACATCGCCCTCATCCCCGGCACGTCCAACCCCGTGTCCATCAACAACGTCAACAACGGCGCCAACTCGGCCTATTACAATGACAATGACTTCGGCGACTTCGGCGGCTCGACTCCCTTCGCCATCGAGTACGACGGCTTCACCACCGTCCTCACCGCCCAGCAACTCGGCCTCTCCGCCGGAACGCACACCCTCTCCCTGCAAATCGCCGACGCCGGCGACACGACCCTCGACTCCGCCGTGTTCATCGCCGGCGGCTCCTTCTCCGGCCAGGATCCCAGCAACGGCCAGAACGCCATCCCCGAACCCGGCACCCTCGCCCTGCTGATCGGCGGCCTGGG
- a CDS encoding FmdE family protein, protein MDSITNDHASLPRIGPHAFEEYIHMAEQFHGYAAPGLILGGFMVAEVRRRLPESILYDAISETAWCMPDAIQMLTPCTIGNGWLKVFNLGLYALCLYDKATGEGVRAAVDPSRIGPYPAIGEWLYKLKPKKEQDSARLREEMRLAGHTICDFRRITVKPDVMRPRGKGHIGTCRNCGQPYPCRDGAVCRACQGESPYDDFLAAREERFPEGPKLRVMEAGEAIGKTLLHDMTGIEPGRSKGAVFKRKQRVEVEDVCQLQRLGRYSVYVEEGQRLDPDWIHEDEAARAMAGTLAGDGVDIAPEVREGKAVLRAGMDGLLLVDVVGLERFNRTPGVICASRQTGSLVNAGQEVAAARAIPLYLEREQLERAVESLDGPAVRVAALRPRGVGVLVTGTEVFQGLVNDRFAPIVRAKVEAMGCRVVATEIAPDDRNCIAGAVRSMLERGAELIVTTAGLSVDPEDVTRKGLEDAGARDMLYGLPVLPGAMSLVAKVEESRIIGVPACALYFRTTGFDVLLPRVLADLEITRSDLAALGHGGLCHNCKNCTYPKCGFAK, encoded by the coding sequence ATGGATTCCATCACAAATGACCACGCGTCGCTACCCCGCATCGGTCCCCATGCCTTCGAGGAATACATCCACATGGCAGAACAGTTCCACGGCTACGCCGCCCCGGGACTCATCCTGGGCGGCTTCATGGTTGCCGAGGTGCGGCGTAGGCTGCCGGAGAGCATTCTCTACGACGCGATCTCAGAGACCGCCTGGTGCATGCCGGACGCCATCCAGATGCTCACCCCCTGCACCATCGGCAACGGCTGGCTGAAAGTATTCAACCTCGGCCTGTACGCTCTCTGCTTGTACGACAAGGCCACGGGAGAGGGCGTGCGGGCCGCGGTGGACCCATCCAGAATTGGTCCGTACCCGGCCATCGGTGAGTGGTTATACAAACTCAAGCCCAAAAAGGAGCAGGACAGCGCCAGGCTGCGCGAAGAGATGCGCTTGGCCGGGCACACCATCTGCGACTTCCGTCGCATCACGGTCAAGCCGGATGTCATGCGGCCCCGGGGGAAGGGGCACATAGGCACCTGCCGCAACTGCGGCCAGCCCTATCCCTGTCGCGACGGAGCGGTCTGCCGCGCCTGCCAAGGGGAGTCGCCATACGACGATTTTTTGGCCGCGCGGGAGGAGCGTTTTCCCGAAGGCCCCAAGCTTCGCGTCATGGAAGCCGGCGAAGCCATCGGCAAGACCCTGCTCCACGATATGACCGGCATCGAGCCGGGGCGGAGTAAAGGGGCTGTTTTCAAGCGCAAGCAGCGAGTGGAGGTGGAGGACGTCTGCCAACTGCAGCGGCTAGGTCGATACAGCGTGTATGTGGAGGAAGGGCAGAGACTGGACCCGGACTGGATTCACGAGGACGAGGCCGCCCGTGCCATGGCCGGAACGTTGGCGGGAGACGGTGTGGACATAGCCCCAGAAGTCCGCGAGGGCAAGGCTGTGCTCCGAGCCGGGATGGATGGACTGTTGCTGGTGGATGTCGTCGGACTGGAACGGTTCAACCGAACCCCAGGGGTCATATGCGCCAGCAGGCAGACCGGCTCTTTGGTGAACGCCGGGCAGGAGGTTGCGGCCGCCCGGGCCATTCCCCTCTACCTGGAGCGCGAGCAGTTGGAGCGAGCCGTGGAGAGTCTGGACGGTCCGGCTGTGCGGGTGGCCGCGTTGCGACCACGCGGCGTGGGAGTGCTGGTCACGGGAACCGAGGTCTTTCAGGGGCTGGTCAACGACAGGTTCGCGCCCATCGTGCGAGCCAAGGTTGAAGCCATGGGCTGCAGGGTGGTGGCAACCGAGATTGCCCCGGATGACAGGAATTGCATCGCGGGCGCGGTGCGCTCAATGCTGGAACGGGGAGCGGAGTTGATCGTGACCACCGCGGGGCTGTCTGTGGATCCCGAAGACGTGACACGAAAGGGGCTGGAGGATGCCGGTGCAAGGGACATGCTCTACGGACTGCCGGTGTTGCCGGGCGCAATGAGCCTGGTGGCCAAGGTGGAGGAGAGCCGCATCATTGGCGTACCCGCCTGCGCTCTGTATTTCCGCACCACGGGCTTCGACGTTCTGCTGCCGCGCGTCCTGGCCGATCTGGAGATAACCCGCAGCGATCTGGCCGCTCTGGGCCACGGCGGCCTCTGCCACAACTGCAAGAACTGCACTTATCCCAAGTGCGGCTTCGCTAAATGA
- a CDS encoding formate dehydrogenase accessory sulfurtransferase FdhD: MTTCIRTVLRHYRNAVEPVEDTLAEEHCLAVVVDDAESVRTMSTPGEDEELVLGHLFTEGRIRRPRDVRSMRFHYPGKGRTVAEVELAPEAGDGRPVSLPSGACLDAGEIFRLMRKMESMQAVFRRTGATHCAALFDKGGRILSMAEDIGRHNALDKVIGSALRDGLLDRALVATMSSRLSCELVCKAAAAGLTFLCGLSVATGLAVDLAAEKGITLAGRVRDGRMNVYSHRERVLWPQQHAEPGGRLCDSAS, translated from the coding sequence ATGACCACGTGCATACGGACCGTGTTGCGCCATTACCGCAACGCCGTTGAGCCGGTGGAGGACACCCTGGCCGAGGAGCACTGCCTGGCGGTCGTGGTTGATGATGCCGAGTCAGTGCGCACCATGAGTACGCCGGGCGAGGACGAGGAGTTGGTGCTCGGTCATCTGTTCACAGAGGGACGCATACGTCGTCCCAGGGACGTGCGCTCCATGCGCTTCCACTACCCTGGCAAAGGGAGAACGGTTGCCGAGGTGGAACTGGCCCCGGAAGCTGGTGACGGTCGACCGGTTTCGCTACCAAGTGGCGCCTGTCTTGATGCCGGGGAGATATTTCGGCTGATGCGGAAGATGGAATCAATGCAGGCCGTCTTTCGTCGCACTGGGGCGACCCATTGCGCTGCGCTCTTTGACAAGGGCGGTCGCATCCTGTCCATGGCCGAGGATATCGGACGACACAACGCCCTTGACAAAGTCATTGGCTCGGCGCTGCGCGACGGTCTACTGGACCGGGCGCTGGTGGCCACCATGAGTTCCCGCCTAAGCTGCGAGCTTGTTTGCAAGGCCGCGGCCGCTGGGCTGACCTTCCTGTGCGGCCTTTCCGTGGCCACAGGGTTGGCCGTGGACCTTGCCGCGGAGAAGGGCATCACCCTGGCTGGCAGGGTTCGGGACGGCCGCATGAACGTCTACTCCCACAGAGAACGGGTTCTTTGGCCGCAACAGCACGCCGAACCCGGCGGTCGACTCTGCGACTCCGCCTCCTGA
- a CDS encoding transposase: MKRRKWTPEQKTRVVLEGLRGRPVGEVCAEYAISQNQYYKWRDQFLAQAHKAFETEHGAQRTAKLERENMKLKSLIGELTIELKKSGPFG; this comes from the coding sequence ATGAAGCGACGGAAGTGGACCCCGGAGCAGAAGACTCGGGTCGTCCTCGAAGGCCTTCGAGGACGACCCGTGGGCGAAGTGTGCGCCGAGTACGCCATCTCGCAGAACCAGTACTACAAGTGGCGCGATCAATTCCTTGCCCAGGCGCACAAAGCGTTCGAGACCGAGCACGGCGCACAGCGTACGGCCAAGCTTGAGCGCGAGAACATGAAGCTCAAAAGCCTGATCGGTGAGTTGACCATTGAGCTAAAAAAAAGCGGGCCGTTCGGATGA
- a CDS encoding transposase, which produces MDVSSFNQLISSENRARRFFLGFCWKNHQRFCPRCRERKLYRVGDRRRCSRCMYTFHDFSRRFIKGCNFTFRQWLWFLKLYELNVPSKEMARQLKVSYVTVLKARDITRRAILAQALDANSYYRLGIRPGSGRRKGRPTMRNSPVFGVLDLGGYVICDLMSDLTVENILHFKLNFCLKTSHLGQLVYTSPYQKYTALTACGPDLWTTNFIRHGDTRIPVDATDFWRDVKARLRSVRGVNPTTFPLYLKEWELRFNNRGESLVPVLAAALCGFVPKS; this is translated from the coding sequence ATGGACGTAAGCAGCTTCAACCAATTGATATCCAGCGAGAATCGCGCGCGCAGATTCTTTTTGGGATTTTGCTGGAAAAACCATCAACGGTTTTGTCCGCGATGCCGTGAGCGCAAGCTTTACCGCGTGGGTGACCGCAGGCGGTGCTCTCGCTGCATGTATACTTTCCACGACTTTAGCAGACGTTTCATCAAAGGATGCAACTTCACCTTTCGGCAGTGGCTTTGGTTTCTGAAACTGTATGAGCTGAACGTGCCCAGCAAGGAGATGGCCAGGCAACTCAAAGTGTCCTACGTCACCGTGCTCAAGGCAAGGGACATCACACGCAGGGCCATCTTGGCGCAGGCTCTGGATGCAAATAGTTACTATCGCCTGGGCATTCGCCCAGGCTCGGGGCGGAGAAAGGGCCGGCCAACCATGCGCAACTCCCCAGTCTTCGGCGTGCTGGATCTGGGAGGGTACGTCATCTGCGACCTCATGTCGGACTTAACCGTGGAGAACATACTCCATTTCAAGCTCAATTTCTGTTTGAAGACATCGCATTTGGGGCAACTGGTATATACCTCACCCTACCAGAAATACACCGCCCTGACGGCCTGCGGTCCGGACCTATGGACTACGAACTTCATACGCCACGGGGACACGCGCATCCCGGTGGATGCAACGGATTTTTGGCGTGACGTCAAGGCGCGCCTGCGCTCTGTGCGCGGGGTTAACCCGACCACCTTCCCCTTATACCTCAAGGAGTGGGAGTTGCGGTTCAACAACCGCGGTGAGAGCCTCGTCCCGGTCTTGGCGGCCGCTCTGTGCGGCTTCGTGCCAAAAAGTTAA
- a CDS encoding IS3 family transposase, producing MKRGPYAKVAERNADLLARIRGIKADHPFWGYRRVWAFLRFVDGVVVGKNRVYRLMSEHDLTVKPNLRLKAKRRPTGVKPRPTRPNEWWGIDMTKIKIDGYGWLYVVIVLDWRTKKVVGHYAGDQAKAWHWLSALNAAVGRQFPEGVRDGGLHLMADNGCQPTSASFMKACRVMDIKLAFTSYNNPKGNADTERFMRTMKEELVWINEWRSPTAFCQALGSWIEEYNQGYLHSALGYKTPVTTEQELINSRTLLKKAC from the coding sequence ATGAAGCGTGGACCATATGCAAAGGTCGCCGAGCGCAACGCCGACCTCCTGGCCCGCATTCGCGGCATCAAGGCCGACCATCCGTTCTGGGGATACCGTCGGGTCTGGGCGTTTCTGCGCTTCGTGGACGGCGTAGTCGTCGGCAAAAATCGCGTCTACCGGCTCATGAGCGAGCATGACCTCACGGTGAAGCCCAACCTGCGACTCAAGGCCAAACGCAGGCCGACCGGCGTCAAGCCCCGGCCCACGCGACCCAACGAGTGGTGGGGTATCGACATGACCAAAATCAAGATTGACGGCTACGGCTGGCTGTACGTGGTCATTGTGCTTGATTGGCGCACCAAGAAGGTCGTCGGCCATTACGCCGGCGACCAGGCCAAGGCGTGGCATTGGCTCTCGGCGCTCAACGCGGCTGTCGGCAGGCAGTTCCCCGAAGGCGTGCGCGACGGCGGTCTTCATCTCATGGCCGACAACGGCTGCCAGCCGACCTCGGCGAGCTTCATGAAGGCTTGCCGCGTCATGGACATCAAACTCGCCTTCACCAGCTACAACAACCCAAAAGGCAATGCCGACACCGAGCGCTTCATGCGCACCATGAAGGAAGAGCTGGTCTGGATTAATGAATGGCGTAGCCCGACGGCCTTTTGCCAAGCCTTGGGCTCCTGGATCGAAGAATACAACCAAGGCTACCTGCACTCGGCGCTGGGGTATAAAACCCCGGTGACAACCGAGCAGGAACTGATCAACTCGCGGACTCTCTTAAAAAAGGCTTGCTAA
- a CDS encoding winged helix-turn-helix domain-containing protein: MDRIERHGSLKKAASDLGMSYRAAWGKLKATEKVLGTQLVETRSCKRKGCRLTEEGRRLRDMFREWFDAVERDALDHAARIFPWRVRSYCDQVPSASLKAEQEQRPTRFLCVE; the protein is encoded by the coding sequence TTGGACCGAATCGAACGGCATGGTTCCCTCAAGAAAGCCGCGAGCGACCTGGGCATGTCCTACCGCGCAGCCTGGGGCAAACTGAAGGCCACGGAAAAGGTTCTTGGCACGCAGTTGGTGGAGACGCGCAGCTGCAAGCGGAAGGGGTGTAGGCTGACCGAGGAAGGACGCAGGCTGCGCGACATGTTTAGGGAGTGGTTCGACGCGGTGGAGCGGGATGCTTTGGACCACGCCGCGCGGATTTTCCCATGGCGTGTGCGGAGCTATTGCGATCAGGTTCCTTCCGCGTCCCTTAAGGCTGAGCAGGAACAGCGGCCCACGAGATTTCTGTGCGTCGAATGA